ACACGGGGCAGGAACGATGCGAACCCGTCGGCCATGAACTGGAAGTATCCCTCTTCCAGCCGCTCCAGAATAGCCGCCAGCAGGCCCGTACGGTTGATCTTCGTTCCGCCTGCCGCCTGCATCAGGGAGATGGAACCGGCAGCCAGCGGCTCGGGGAACCCGGCGATATTTACATTCAGGCCGAAGCCGAGCACGAGGTGGCGCAGTTTCTCCCCCTGCCAGTCGGCCTCGCAGAGCACACCACCCAGTTTCCGGCCGTCGAGAAACAGGTCGTTGGGCCACTTGATCGATGGTTTCAAGCCCGTGTGCTGCTCGATTCCCAGACAGATACTCAGTACGGCCAGCATCCCCAGGCTGCCCACCTGACGGGGTTTCAGGCCCGGACGAAGCACCAGGCTGGCCCAGATTCCACCTCCGCACGGCGAATACCATCCGCTGCCGCGCCGTCCCCTGCC
The nucleotide sequence above comes from Candidatus Glassbacteria bacterium. Encoded proteins:
- a CDS encoding biotin--[acetyl-CoA-carboxylase] ligase, whose protein sequence is GRGRRGSGWYSPCGGGIWASLVLRPGLKPRQVGSLGMLAVLSICLGIEQHTGLKPSIKWPNDLFLDGRKLGGVLCEADWQGEKLRHLVLGFGLNVNIAGFPEPLAAGSISLMQAAGGTKINRTGLLAAILERLEEGYFQFMADGFASFLPRVQVRDFLKGREVTVQAEDGSSVSGTARGIDENGGLLVEGRGESRLRTVTSGHLVQY